A single genomic interval of Propionispora hippei DSM 15287 harbors:
- the rlmH gene encoding 23S rRNA (pseudouridine(1915)-N(3))-methyltransferase RlmH, with amino-acid sequence MRITVVAVGKIKEKYLTVGIAEFVKRLTPYCKFNIVEVDEEKMPDNPSTAEKAKALAREGERMLKYIKADSYLIVLDVAGKLASSEELSAKLDQLALTGKSDITFAIGGAFGLADNIRTAANERLSFSKMTFTHQMIRLLLTEQIYRAFKISRGEPYHW; translated from the coding sequence ATGAGAATCACTGTAGTTGCTGTAGGAAAAATAAAAGAAAAATACCTTACTGTCGGCATTGCCGAATTTGTCAAACGCCTTACTCCCTATTGCAAATTTAACATTGTCGAAGTAGACGAAGAAAAAATGCCGGACAATCCTTCCACGGCTGAAAAAGCCAAAGCCCTGGCCCGTGAAGGGGAACGGATGCTTAAATACATTAAGGCTGACAGCTATCTTATCGTACTGGATGTGGCCGGCAAACTGGCTTCATCGGAAGAACTGTCAGCTAAACTGGACCAACTGGCGCTCACCGGCAAGAGCGATATCACCTTCGCCATCGGCGGCGCCTTCGGCCTGGCTGATAACATAAGGACAGCCGCTAACGAACGACTGTCCTTTTCCAAAATGACCTTTACCCACCAAATGATCCGCCTGCTGCTGACCGAACAAATCTACCGGGCGTTTAAGATCAGCCGGGGGGAACCGTATCACTGGTAA
- a CDS encoding radical SAM protein has product MKISKNDALIWFDFFSQLPEDEEVSVKHEEIIYATFAQIEAAVDHRNDRLMSDIKGLKTLENRTVFVGNESKFPQGCRSCLLGTGLSAIRKTNKCNLECKFCYNYGELDAIHPVGEGLWEIGGTKFYEKDIDLLLSIQQKPTGISYVYLEPFMEIEKYYTIIKKFSDAQIHQHLYTNGTLATEETLKALGEAGLDEIRFNLGASNCSDKVIENIGLAKKYIKSVGIETPMTPEFFEAFFKKKQAIFETKLDFINCAELHLNENNIGNYYGENMYISRHGYISPIWSRELTLKFMKIAEEENWDLAVHDCSNYTKFARGLNLSSKEGMWFGASNYACEFSMIPYEIFIPILNDDSFQFLNEEELPDDYKPEIIDF; this is encoded by the coding sequence ATGAAAATTTCCAAGAATGATGCGTTGATATGGTTTGATTTTTTTTCGCAATTACCTGAGGACGAGGAAGTTAGTGTAAAACATGAAGAAATTATTTACGCTACCTTTGCACAAATTGAGGCAGCCGTTGATCATCGGAATGATAGGTTAATGTCGGACATTAAAGGTTTAAAAACCTTAGAAAATAGAACTGTTTTTGTAGGAAATGAAAGCAAATTCCCTCAGGGATGTCGCTCTTGTCTGCTGGGTACTGGTTTGAGTGCAATCAGGAAAACGAACAAATGTAATTTGGAGTGTAAGTTCTGTTATAATTATGGCGAGCTAGACGCTATTCATCCGGTTGGCGAAGGACTGTGGGAAATTGGCGGCACAAAATTTTACGAGAAGGATATAGACTTGCTTCTTTCTATTCAGCAAAAACCCACTGGTATTTCCTACGTTTATTTAGAGCCTTTTATGGAAATTGAAAAATATTATACGATTATAAAGAAATTTAGTGATGCTCAAATTCATCAGCATTTATACACAAATGGCACGTTAGCCACAGAAGAGACATTGAAAGCATTAGGTGAAGCCGGTCTTGATGAGATACGTTTCAACCTGGGTGCTTCTAACTGTTCGGACAAAGTCATTGAAAATATTGGATTAGCGAAAAAATATATTAAAAGTGTAGGTATTGAAACGCCAATGACTCCGGAGTTTTTCGAAGCATTTTTCAAGAAAAAGCAAGCAATCTTCGAAACAAAACTCGATTTCATCAATTGCGCCGAATTACATTTAAATGAGAATAACATAGGCAATTACTATGGGGAAAATATGTATATTTCCCGACATGGCTATATATCCCCAATTTGGAGCAGGGAATTAACTTTGAAATTCATGAAAATAGCAGAGGAAGAAAACTGGGATTTAGCCGTTCATGATTGCTCAAACTATACAAAGTTTGCAAGAGGTTTAAACTTGAGCAGCAAAGAGGGTATGTGGTTCGGCGCCAGTAATTATGCCTGTGAGTTTTCTATGATTCCATACGAAATATTTATACCGATACTGAATGATGACAGTTTCCAATTTTTAAATGAAGAAGAATTGCCTGACGACTATAAACCGGAAATTATAGATTTTTAG
- a CDS encoding MFS transporter, with amino-acid sequence MNVTCNNLKSSSHIRWFILADVLLGTFMATLDSSIVNVALPTISTQLNVTLSIVQWIVVSYLLAIASLLPIFGRLADMWGRNKVYSMGFLVFTLGSVLCGLCNTIGMLVGMRVFQAVGASMMMATNQAIIVSSFPVSERGRALGLLGTFVALGSLTGPALGGFLVSWVGWRYIFYVNVPIGIIGYLLANIILPADKDKKAASFDYKGSILFTMGLVGILFAINDGNVFGWNSPIILGSLFLGVILLAVFTLVEFRLENPLINFSIYRNRVFMLGNFSAFLNFAATFANAIIMPFFLQNVLHYSSLRVGLMMASLPVCMAIAAPLSGYGSDKFGPIWFATGGLLLNTLGYLFLLSVTTHSTFGGIIPSLILVGVGTGMFQPPNNSFVMSSVSKDQIGIVNGLNALIRNLGMIMGASLSVLILEKLQAAILSGIANPTQVQLDSSFVEAFHIVMAFVAGISVCAAIISFSRKNYILLKGGLQE; translated from the coding sequence ATGAATGTAACATGTAATAACCTCAAGAGTTCTTCCCACATTCGGTGGTTTATTTTAGCCGATGTTTTATTGGGGACGTTTATGGCTACTTTGGATAGCAGTATTGTTAATGTTGCTTTACCTACTATTTCAACTCAATTGAATGTTACGTTGTCTATTGTGCAGTGGATCGTTGTTTCTTATCTGCTGGCTATTGCAAGTCTGTTGCCGATCTTTGGCCGCTTGGCTGATATGTGGGGTAGAAACAAAGTTTACTCCATGGGTTTTCTTGTTTTTACGTTGGGGTCAGTGCTTTGCGGATTGTGCAATACTATCGGAATGCTTGTGGGAATGCGGGTTTTTCAGGCAGTTGGAGCTTCGATGATGATGGCTACGAATCAAGCTATTATCGTATCTAGTTTCCCGGTTAGCGAAAGGGGCCGGGCCTTAGGTTTGCTGGGTACTTTTGTTGCCTTGGGTTCGCTGACAGGACCGGCACTGGGTGGGTTTTTAGTAAGCTGGGTAGGTTGGCGATATATTTTCTATGTCAATGTACCGATCGGAATCATCGGTTATTTGTTGGCAAACATTATTTTGCCTGCCGATAAAGACAAGAAAGCAGCATCCTTTGATTACAAAGGGAGTATTCTTTTTACGATGGGTTTAGTAGGAATACTGTTTGCGATTAATGACGGAAATGTTTTTGGCTGGAATTCACCGATCATTCTTGGTTCTTTATTTTTGGGAGTTATCTTGTTAGCAGTATTCACTCTGGTGGAGTTTCGGTTGGAAAATCCCTTGATAAATTTCAGTATTTATCGCAACCGTGTTTTTATGTTAGGCAACTTTTCGGCATTTCTCAATTTTGCCGCCACTTTTGCTAATGCGATTATCATGCCCTTTTTCTTACAGAATGTCTTACATTATTCCAGTCTCCGAGTAGGACTAATGATGGCTTCTTTACCCGTTTGTATGGCTATCGCAGCACCGCTCAGCGGGTATGGTTCTGATAAATTTGGTCCCATATGGTTTGCTACCGGTGGTTTGCTGCTGAATACATTAGGTTATCTGTTCCTGCTGTCTGTTACAACCCATTCAACTTTTGGGGGAATTATCCCCAGTCTTATTTTAGTGGGTGTGGGTACTGGCATGTTTCAGCCTCCCAATAATAGCTTTGTTATGAGTTCGGTTAGCAAAGATCAAATTGGGATAGTAAATGGACTGAATGCACTGATACGGAACCTGGGAATGATCATGGGGGCATCCTTATCGGTGTTGATTCTTGAAAAATTGCAAGCCGCCATATTATCAGGGATAGCCAACCCTACGCAAGTTCAGTTGGATAGTAGTTTTGTGGAAGCTTTTCACATCGTTATGGCTTTTGTGGCCGGAATCTCCGTATGTGCCGCAATCATTTCTTTTAGCAGGAAAAACTATATTTTGTTAAAAGGTGGATTGCAGGAATAA
- a CDS encoding S1C family serine protease, with translation MAQYKRITSYIIVAVIAALLGGGFVWGYSHKLAKNTPQGSSNLAQLPSNGGTLSDARNTAVVRAAQQVGPAVVGITNKAYANDFREGKVLVEQGTGSGVIFDAKGYIATNYHVVQDAQEISVSLSDGRVVDGKVLGSDPATDLAVVKIDADNLPAATLGDSDSLMVGEPAIAIGNPLGLEFKGSVTAGVISALNRSIEIGDRKFKLIQTDAAINPGNSGGALVNADGLVIGINSAKIAVAGVEGIGFSIPINTARPILQSLIEKGKVIRPYLGIGVWDKNSAAQYGYSLNIDKGVYVAKLYKNGAAAKAGIKKGDVILKVAGTDTNTVADLRSVTDAQAVGSSVEVVIQRNDKTMTVTVTLEEMPEQQ, from the coding sequence ATGGCACAGTATAAAAGGATTACTTCTTATATTATTGTTGCTGTCATTGCCGCGTTGTTGGGAGGTGGCTTTGTCTGGGGTTACAGCCATAAGCTGGCTAAAAATACACCGCAGGGTTCCAGTAACTTGGCCCAATTGCCGTCTAACGGCGGCACTCTTTCCGATGCCCGTAACACAGCGGTGGTCCGGGCCGCCCAGCAGGTAGGCCCGGCTGTGGTGGGGATCACCAATAAGGCTTATGCTAATGATTTCCGGGAAGGGAAGGTGCTGGTGGAGCAGGGAACCGGTTCAGGCGTGATTTTTGATGCCAAAGGGTATATTGCCACCAATTATCATGTAGTGCAGGATGCCCAGGAAATATCGGTATCGCTTTCGGACGGGCGAGTGGTAGACGGCAAAGTGCTGGGTAGCGATCCGGCCACCGATCTGGCGGTTGTCAAGATTGACGCTGACAATCTGCCTGCCGCTACGCTTGGTGATTCGGACAGCCTCATGGTCGGCGAGCCAGCCATTGCCATTGGCAACCCACTGGGATTGGAGTTTAAAGGCAGCGTGACGGCCGGGGTAATCAGCGCACTTAATCGTTCGATTGAAATCGGTGATCGGAAATTTAAGCTGATTCAGACTGATGCCGCTATTAACCCGGGGAATTCCGGCGGCGCTTTGGTTAACGCCGACGGTTTGGTCATCGGCATTAACAGTGCTAAAATTGCCGTCGCCGGCGTCGAAGGCATTGGATTCTCCATTCCGATTAATACCGCCCGCCCTATTTTGCAGTCATTGATTGAAAAGGGGAAGGTAATCCGGCCCTATCTGGGCATTGGAGTATGGGATAAGAACAGTGCGGCTCAATACGGCTATAGCTTGAATATTGACAAAGGTGTCTACGTTGCCAAGCTCTACAAGAACGGAGCAGCCGCCAAGGCAGGCATTAAAAAAGGCGATGTCATTTTGAAAGTGGCCGGCACCGACACCAATACCGTGGCTGATCTGCGTTCGGTTACGGATGCTCAGGCTGTAGGCAGCAGTGTGGAGGTAGTCATTCAGCGAAACGATAAAACGATGACTGTAACCGTAACTTTAGAAGAGATGCCGGAACAGCAATAA
- a CDS encoding acyl-CoA dehydratase activase, which translates to MYHIGIDIGYATFKYIILKETAEIDSGYLFHRGNMDAAFSNLLTKIEKEYNLRECYFGIAGEQAERLPNLKQYIVNEVTALIEGAFASDSSLRTIIELGAQKAKCVTNVSAGDKAHIKFSMNSSCSAGTGSFLEEQVSRLGISLYEYSDYVKKATNIPRIAGRCSVFSKTDMIHHQQEGVKTEDILLGLAYALVRNFKANVVQKEALTPPVMLTGGVVHNKGVITALKAIFQLEDKDIIIPAQFDKMIAFGAALLAKEQQMTVTVAGLKAAAGPAQQDKKETNGYPALYPFGQNESSNKHTCHSAESIQEGYLGIDIGSTSTNLVLIDQEKKVIAYRYLRTKGKPRQVVNDGIAELAEQFKHQLRIKGIGTTGSGRYLIGNELGADIIVDEITAQAKGAVATDPEVDTIFEIGGQDSKYIRLQNGMVVDFEMNKICAAGTGSFIEEQAKKLAIPIEDFSQLALKSENPLDLGDRCTVFIEGNTAKALAQNESKNDIAAGLAYSIVNNYLNRVVGTLSIGNKIFLQGGIAYNQAVVNAFRAVLKKDVLIPPFFSVTGALGAALLLQEKMMQDTQTVSRDKHSDSSAPCNILQEMESLFLKNYTGAIDKTKLTIGIPRVLFLHKLFPLFHEVFKTLGFNVILSKATDEDIVALSQEYSLDETCYPIKLINGHVASLLKQGVDYIFLPSLYTMKHDVSKSREDYACVYMQSTSKLISHVMNLAERGVKLLAPALSFKFGKVYMMKTLLAMGRELGKNKAQMAFAIMKGMARMKEYSRDVEALNQRVAESLQKEEKAFIIITRTYNAADPILNMKIPQQLIKMGYKVLTLANISAYDYDVSADYPNMYWPFGQHILAGAKLVRDMPNLYPIYITNHGCGPDTVLSHYFTAEMQGKPYLHIEVDEHSSSVGVITRLEAFINSLDNYDGKTAAPEGAAKKANSGRNEADKLVLPNLYPYSQVLGEWFASKGIATEVLPASTQKSLEVGKQFTKSKEYVSLFSLLGDVFYHLQNTGEKSAKLWLPQSEGSEVYGQYGKIMSEKLKAAGYQAEVISPFIEDLLQSKEYGFTFALGVILADLVMIAAKEDRDKMLLKGLDLMKTGGLSEQNLVALAREIYSGLKEKQHDKQLYVLGEGSVIFNGYLNSFQLEALETKHRLWYQPLAEQLLFTWHDHFRKAPKSDTQYKINLEEIKALLKEIGNALAEYNPFDKDFDGLVKQADKKLDLYAGGGGRYRFAKLFRCPEAIHGILMVSSMYENTATIQKMLRSRAAKELSHPVLDLSFDGSSHSNNKEVLDTFIHYI; encoded by the coding sequence ATGTATCATATCGGTATAGATATAGGTTATGCTACATTTAAATATATCATTTTAAAAGAAACCGCTGAAATTGATAGTGGGTATTTGTTTCATCGAGGGAATATGGACGCTGCATTTAGTAATTTGCTGACCAAAATAGAAAAAGAGTATAACCTCAGAGAATGTTATTTTGGTATTGCCGGCGAACAAGCAGAGCGCCTGCCTAATTTGAAACAATATATTGTTAATGAAGTGACAGCTTTAATTGAAGGGGCCTTTGCCAGCGATTCTTCTTTGCGCACTATTATTGAACTTGGGGCCCAAAAAGCAAAGTGTGTTACCAATGTTTCCGCCGGAGATAAAGCCCATATCAAGTTTTCGATGAATTCAAGCTGTTCGGCGGGAACAGGTTCTTTCCTGGAGGAACAGGTTTCGCGGTTAGGGATTAGTTTGTATGAGTACTCCGACTATGTAAAGAAGGCAACAAACATTCCCCGGATAGCGGGGCGCTGCAGTGTATTTTCCAAAACAGATATGATTCACCATCAGCAGGAAGGCGTGAAAACCGAAGATATATTGCTGGGGCTGGCTTACGCCCTGGTGCGAAATTTTAAGGCCAATGTAGTCCAGAAGGAAGCGCTTACCCCTCCGGTCATGCTAACCGGTGGAGTGGTGCACAATAAAGGCGTTATCACCGCGTTAAAAGCAATATTTCAGTTAGAAGATAAGGATATTATTATACCCGCGCAGTTTGATAAGATGATTGCTTTCGGGGCAGCGCTTTTGGCCAAAGAGCAGCAAATGACTGTGACCGTGGCGGGACTCAAGGCTGCAGCCGGCCCTGCTCAGCAGGATAAAAAAGAAACTAACGGTTATCCCGCATTGTATCCATTTGGTCAAAATGAAAGCAGTAACAAACATACCTGCCACAGTGCGGAAAGCATCCAGGAAGGCTACTTGGGAATTGACATTGGCTCTACCAGTACCAATCTGGTATTGATTGATCAGGAGAAAAAGGTCATTGCCTATCGATACTTGCGTACGAAGGGAAAGCCTCGCCAAGTGGTTAACGACGGAATTGCTGAGCTAGCGGAACAATTTAAACACCAGCTCAGGATAAAGGGAATTGGGACAACGGGGTCAGGCCGCTATCTGATTGGTAATGAGTTGGGGGCGGACATCATTGTTGATGAAATTACTGCCCAGGCCAAAGGCGCAGTTGCGACTGATCCTGAGGTGGATACCATCTTTGAAATCGGCGGGCAAGATTCTAAGTATATTCGTCTGCAAAATGGTATGGTTGTAGATTTCGAGATGAATAAAATATGTGCCGCCGGAACAGGATCATTTATTGAAGAACAGGCGAAAAAATTAGCTATACCTATTGAAGACTTTTCCCAGTTAGCGCTAAAAAGTGAAAATCCCTTAGATCTAGGTGACCGGTGCACCGTTTTTATTGAAGGAAATACCGCTAAAGCGTTAGCGCAAAATGAGAGTAAGAACGATATTGCCGCCGGCCTGGCCTATTCTATTGTCAATAATTATTTAAACCGTGTCGTGGGCACCCTATCTATTGGTAATAAAATATTTTTGCAAGGCGGCATTGCTTATAATCAAGCCGTGGTTAATGCATTTCGGGCGGTACTAAAAAAAGATGTCCTTATACCTCCATTTTTTAGTGTCACAGGGGCTTTAGGAGCGGCCCTTTTGCTGCAAGAAAAAATGATGCAGGATACCCAGACTGTGAGCAGAGATAAACATAGCGATTCATCCGCTCCCTGCAACATTTTGCAGGAAATGGAAAGCTTGTTTTTAAAAAATTATACCGGTGCTATCGATAAGACGAAACTGACCATCGGCATTCCTCGCGTATTGTTTTTGCACAAATTGTTTCCCCTGTTTCATGAAGTATTCAAGACATTAGGGTTTAATGTAATCCTGTCGAAGGCAACGGATGAGGACATCGTGGCTTTGAGTCAGGAGTATTCACTGGATGAAACTTGTTATCCCATAAAACTCATTAATGGTCACGTTGCTTCCTTATTGAAGCAAGGGGTGGATTATATCTTTCTGCCCAGTTTGTATACGATGAAACATGATGTTTCTAAAAGCCGTGAGGACTATGCCTGCGTATACATGCAAAGTACCTCGAAGTTGATTTCTCATGTAATGAACCTAGCCGAGAGAGGCGTAAAATTATTAGCGCCGGCGCTTTCTTTTAAATTTGGTAAAGTGTATATGATGAAGACCTTGTTAGCTATGGGAAGAGAACTGGGGAAAAACAAGGCCCAGATGGCCTTTGCCATTATGAAAGGCATGGCGAGGATGAAAGAATACAGCCGTGATGTGGAAGCGTTAAATCAAAGGGTAGCAGAGAGTTTGCAAAAGGAAGAAAAAGCATTTATCATCATAACGCGAACCTATAATGCGGCGGACCCGATACTCAATATGAAGATTCCCCAGCAACTAATCAAGATGGGCTATAAAGTGCTAACCCTCGCGAATATTTCCGCCTATGATTATGACGTATCGGCGGATTATCCCAATATGTATTGGCCCTTTGGACAACATATTTTGGCGGGGGCAAAGCTCGTAAGGGATATGCCTAATCTGTATCCCATTTATATTACCAACCATGGTTGCGGCCCGGATACCGTATTAAGCCATTATTTTACCGCCGAAATGCAGGGCAAACCGTATTTGCATATTGAGGTAGATGAACATTCCTCCAGTGTTGGTGTAATTACCCGCTTGGAAGCGTTCATTAATAGTTTGGATAATTATGACGGAAAAACAGCAGCCCCAGAAGGCGCAGCGAAGAAAGCGAACTCTGGCAGAAACGAAGCGGACAAACTGGTCCTGCCGAATCTGTATCCTTATAGTCAGGTCCTAGGCGAATGGTTTGCAAGTAAGGGAATTGCCACAGAAGTTTTACCGGCGTCTACCCAAAAATCATTAGAAGTCGGCAAACAGTTTACTAAGTCTAAAGAATATGTATCGCTATTTTCTTTGTTAGGCGATGTCTTTTATCACTTGCAAAATACGGGAGAAAAGAGTGCAAAACTCTGGCTGCCGCAAAGTGAAGGCAGCGAGGTATATGGTCAATACGGAAAAATAATGAGTGAAAAATTAAAAGCCGCAGGCTATCAGGCAGAAGTGATTTCTCCCTTTATCGAAGATCTATTGCAAAGTAAGGAGTATGGTTTTACTTTTGCCTTGGGGGTAATCCTGGCCGATCTGGTGATGATCGCCGCTAAAGAAGATCGGGACAAAATGCTGCTAAAAGGACTTGACCTGATGAAAACTGGCGGACTAAGCGAACAAAATCTTGTTGCCTTAGCCAGGGAGATTTACAGTGGGCTCAAGGAGAAGCAGCATGATAAGCAGCTTTACGTACTTGGCGAAGGAAGTGTCATATTTAATGGCTATTTAAATAGTTTCCAATTAGAAGCGTTGGAAACCAAGCATAGGCTATGGTATCAGCCTTTAGCGGAACAACTCCTGTTTACCTGGCATGATCATTTCCGTAAAGCGCCTAAGAGTGACACACAATATAAAATAAACCTAGAGGAAATAAAAGCGCTTCTAAAGGAAATTGGCAATGCCTTAGCGGAGTATAATCCCTTTGATAAGGATTTTGATGGACTAGTGAAGCAGGCTGATAAAAAATTAGACCTGTATGCCGGTGGTGGTGGGCGATATAGATTTGCTAAGCTATTTCGCTGCCCTGAAGCGATCCATGGTATTTTAATGGTGAGTTCCATGTATGAAAACACGGCTACCATACAAAAAATGCTGAGGAGCAGAGCTGCGAAAGAGCTAAGCCATCCTGTACTTGACTTGTCCTTCGATGGGTC
- a CDS encoding MBL fold metallo-hydrolase yields MQVHVLASGSKGNATLLQGRDANILIDAGISTRRIKQELAKLGTGLEELDGIVLTHEHRDHIAGLTTLTKRYRLPVYTRPDTWLSMTLKDTLPQECCRDLNDSLDIGSLKIEPFAISHDAADPVGFNFFEDACKCSVVTDLGFVTDSVKRALSLSDIMVLEANHDIGMLKNGSYPWSLKQRIMSNRGHLSNMDAGWTLARLDRKNRTDVFLAHLSQENNRPDIAKNTVSSILAEQGCEVGEDVRLYLTYPDRCASMDE; encoded by the coding sequence ATGCAAGTGCATGTATTGGCAAGTGGGAGTAAGGGCAATGCAACCCTGCTGCAAGGCAGGGACGCAAATATTTTAATTGACGCCGGCATCAGCACCCGGCGGATTAAACAGGAGCTGGCCAAGCTGGGCACCGGACTGGAAGAACTTGACGGCATTGTGCTCACCCATGAGCACCGAGATCATATTGCCGGCTTGACGACGCTGACTAAACGGTATCGTCTGCCCGTATATACCCGTCCGGACACCTGGTTGTCCATGACCTTAAAAGACACCCTGCCACAGGAATGCTGCCGGGATTTAAACGATAGTCTGGACATTGGCAGCCTGAAAATCGAGCCCTTTGCCATTTCCCATGACGCGGCTGATCCGGTAGGCTTTAATTTCTTTGAGGACGCCTGCAAATGCAGCGTAGTAACCGACCTGGGCTTCGTTACCGATTCGGTGAAAAGGGCGTTATCGCTGTCCGATATCATGGTATTGGAAGCCAACCATGATATCGGCATGTTGAAAAACGGCTCTTACCCGTGGTCCTTAAAACAGCGCATCATGAGTAACCGGGGCCATTTGTCCAATATGGACGCAGGCTGGACTTTAGCCCGTTTGGATAGAAAAAACCGGACTGACGTTTTTCTGGCCCATTTGAGTCAGGAGAATAACCGGCCGGACATTGCGAAAAATACAGTCAGCAGTATATTGGCCGAGCAGGGGTGCGAGGTTGGTGAGGATGTTCGTCTCTATCTTACCTATCCGGATCGCTGCGCCAGTATGGATGAATGA
- a CDS encoding DUF1189 domain-containing protein, translating to MSFWEQLVGSVMKPDYYLNFIKQSKGKAVTYLILLTLITSTLYGIRVSFVWNGMVDSLGKEFQNKSPDFIFSNGEMMVKAPMPYVISKANKTLFIVDTSGKSDEGILKDYDKGVFIGKSKIVNKKNSLETQSYDLSTVKNLTFTKADAVKAMPWIKWANIPIVLGLLIFGIIANLGAALLVSICGWIASKIMHCQIDFSDLYKIGIYVLTMPLFLEMVKNITEINVPLFRVLFYAISIGYVVKVLITVKNKNNIGVDVQLS from the coding sequence ATGAGCTTTTGGGAACAATTAGTTGGTAGTGTAATGAAGCCAGATTATTATTTGAATTTTATTAAACAGTCAAAAGGTAAAGCGGTAACATATTTAATATTACTTACTTTAATTACAAGTACTTTATATGGAATACGAGTATCATTCGTGTGGAATGGTATGGTAGATTCGCTAGGCAAGGAGTTTCAAAACAAGTCGCCAGATTTCATATTTTCGAATGGAGAGATGATGGTAAAGGCTCCCATGCCATATGTAATCAGTAAAGCCAATAAAACACTATTTATTGTCGATACGAGTGGAAAAAGTGATGAAGGCATTTTAAAAGACTACGATAAAGGCGTTTTTATTGGTAAAAGTAAAATTGTTAATAAGAAAAACTCATTGGAAACCCAATCTTATGATTTGAGTACCGTGAAAAATCTTACATTTACAAAAGCAGATGCAGTGAAAGCTATGCCATGGATAAAATGGGCTAATATTCCTATAGTACTCGGTCTGCTTATATTTGGTATTATAGCTAATTTAGGTGCTGCATTACTTGTGAGTATTTGTGGATGGATCGCCAGTAAGATTATGCATTGTCAGATCGACTTTAGCGATCTTTATAAAATTGGTATTTATGTTTTGACCATGCCGTTATTTTTGGAAATGGTAAAAAATATTACTGAAATTAATGTACCGTTGTTTAGAGTCCTTTTTTATGCAATTTCTATTGGATATGTCGTAAAAGTATTAATAACAGTGAAGAATAAAAATAATATTGGAGTAGATGTTCAGTTGTCATAG